A genomic segment from Pseudoduganella chitinolytica encodes:
- a CDS encoding ribonuclease T2 encodes MNITKTTRTLVLLPALAAALLCGAAEARSRKAQGSEPGKFDYYALALSWSPQYCAGNGGRDPQQCATGRQLGFVLHGLWPQFEKGYPQNCSNDPLPDAARAKYEKIYPSPKLIGHEWSKHGTCSGLPAEDYLALSARLKDGLAIPAPYRKPAQPVRVTAAQFKEEFRKANPSLADESVLPFCTGAGRFLREVRACYDKDGHSRTCAPDESKRAAKSCGQGSFLVQSVR; translated from the coding sequence ATGAATATCACCAAAACGACCAGGACGCTGGTCCTGCTGCCCGCGCTGGCCGCCGCCCTGCTGTGCGGCGCCGCCGAGGCGCGCAGCCGCAAGGCGCAGGGTTCCGAGCCCGGCAAGTTCGATTACTACGCGCTGGCGCTCAGCTGGTCGCCGCAATACTGCGCCGGCAACGGCGGCAGGGACCCGCAGCAGTGCGCCACCGGGCGCCAGCTGGGCTTCGTGCTGCACGGGCTGTGGCCGCAGTTCGAGAAGGGCTACCCGCAGAACTGCTCGAACGACCCGCTGCCCGACGCGGCCCGGGCAAAATACGAGAAGATCTACCCATCCCCCAAGCTGATCGGGCATGAGTGGTCCAAGCACGGCACGTGCTCGGGCCTGCCGGCCGAGGACTACCTGGCCCTGTCGGCCCGGCTGAAGGACGGCCTGGCGATCCCTGCGCCCTACCGCAAGCCCGCCCAGCCAGTGCGCGTGACGGCGGCCCAGTTCAAGGAAGAATTCCGCAAGGCCAACCCCAGTCTGGCCGACGAATCCGTGCTCCCGTTCTGCACCGGCGCCGGCCGTTTCCTGCGCGAAGTGCGTGCCTGCTACGACAAGGACGGCCACTCGCGCACGTGCGCGCCGGACGAGTCGAAGCGTGCGGCGAAGAGCTGCGGCCAAGGCTCCTTCCTGGTGCAAAGCGTACGCTGA
- a CDS encoding GAF domain-containing protein, translating into MRERPSFAATIRLAEGDECCFDVLAHRYDALLMLEFEAMTRAGAADFRHLYPLVGDFLQQLNDHDSVEQMSRTAADEIRAVTGYGRVLVYKFDAEGHGHVLAESNDGSLPSYLGQRFPASDIPRQARELYAANRIRLISDANYTPSRLVPPHNPLTGAPNDLSFAALRSVSPIHLQYMRNMETLASMSLSLMVRGRLWGLISCHNAAPCHIPFDKRTACEQLGHILALRITSREDADELQFRLEVRRVMVSVLAGLTQGANFIENMGSVFPELLHFARAGAPPSSWTTASSATATRRGKNRCVR; encoded by the coding sequence GTGCGCGAGCGGCCCAGCTTTGCGGCCACGATCCGGCTGGCCGAGGGCGACGAGTGCTGCTTCGACGTGTTGGCACACCGCTACGATGCACTGCTGATGCTGGAGTTCGAGGCGATGACGCGGGCGGGCGCCGCCGACTTCCGCCACCTGTATCCGCTGGTCGGCGACTTCCTGCAGCAGCTCAACGACCACGACAGCGTCGAGCAGATGAGCCGCACCGCGGCCGACGAGATCCGGGCCGTTACCGGCTACGGCCGCGTGCTGGTGTACAAGTTCGATGCCGAAGGCCATGGCCACGTGCTGGCCGAAAGCAACGACGGTTCGCTGCCGTCCTACCTGGGCCAGCGCTTCCCCGCTTCCGACATCCCGCGCCAGGCGCGCGAACTGTATGCCGCCAACCGCATCCGCCTGATCAGCGATGCCAACTACACGCCCTCACGGCTGGTCCCGCCGCACAACCCGCTGACGGGCGCGCCCAACGACCTGTCGTTCGCCGCCCTGCGCAGCGTCTCGCCGATCCACCTGCAGTACATGCGCAACATGGAGACGCTGGCGTCGATGTCCTTGTCGCTGATGGTAAGGGGCCGGCTGTGGGGGCTGATCTCCTGCCACAACGCGGCGCCCTGCCATATCCCGTTCGACAAGCGCACGGCCTGCGAGCAGCTGGGACACATCCTGGCGCTGCGCATCACCAGCCGCGAGGATGCCGACGAGCTGCAGTTCCGCCTGGAAGTACGGCGCGTCATGGTGTCCGTGCTGGCGGGCCTGACGCAAGGGGCCAACTTCATCGAGAACATGGGGAGCGTGTTCCCCGAACTGCTGCACTTCGCCCGCGCGGGGGCGCCGCCGTCGTCGTGGACGACCGCCTCGTCAGCTACGGCGACACGCCGGGGGAAGAACAGGTGCGTGCGCTGA